The following are encoded in a window of Salinibacter ruber DSM 13855 genomic DNA:
- a CDS encoding histidine triad nucleotide-binding protein, whose protein sequence is MSEKTIFQRIIDGEEDADILHEDDRCVAFRDINPEAPTHILIVPRKPIPSLDDLDTEDKDLVGHLFVVARELAQEEGLRDGYRTVINCGDDGGQSVWHLHLHLLGGRRMSWPPG, encoded by the coding sequence ATGTCCGAGAAGACCATCTTCCAACGCATCATCGACGGTGAAGAAGACGCCGACATCCTCCACGAGGACGACCGGTGCGTGGCCTTCCGGGACATCAACCCGGAGGCGCCTACCCACATTCTCATCGTGCCCCGAAAGCCGATCCCGTCGCTCGACGACCTGGATACGGAAGACAAAGACCTGGTCGGCCACCTCTTCGTGGTGGCCCGGGAACTGGCCCAGGAGGAAGGGCTGCGTGACGGCTACCGTACCGTCATTAACTGTGGAGACGACGGCGGACAGTCGGTGTGGCACCTCCACCTCCATCTTCTCGGGGGGCGCCGCATGAGCTGGCCCCCGGGATGA
- the coaE gene encoding dephospho-CoA kinase (Dephospho-CoA kinase (CoaE) performs the final step in coenzyme A biosynthesis.), with translation MTTLGVTGGIGSGKTTVCGFLEEKGARVFYADLEAKRLMQENADVRAAIVEAFGAAAYHEDDTLNREYLAEQVFGEAGRVERLNGIVHPHVFDAFEAAKERAADEGVSLLVHEAALLFEAGGDEHVDITAAVVAPEADRIAWVTARDDVSSGQVRARMQHQLSQEELRERADHVLENDGTLNDLRRKSAELYWAVTGGQ, from the coding sequence GTGACCACGCTGGGCGTAACAGGAGGCATTGGAAGTGGAAAGACGACGGTCTGCGGATTCCTGGAAGAAAAAGGGGCTCGCGTCTTCTACGCCGACCTTGAGGCGAAGCGGCTCATGCAGGAGAATGCCGACGTGCGGGCCGCCATCGTCGAGGCCTTCGGGGCCGCGGCCTACCACGAGGACGACACCCTGAACCGGGAGTACCTCGCCGAACAGGTATTCGGCGAGGCCGGGCGTGTGGAGCGGCTAAACGGCATTGTCCACCCGCACGTCTTCGACGCGTTCGAGGCGGCAAAAGAGCGGGCGGCGGACGAAGGGGTGTCCCTGCTCGTCCACGAGGCGGCGCTTCTCTTCGAGGCAGGCGGCGACGAGCACGTCGACATTACGGCCGCGGTGGTGGCCCCGGAGGCCGACCGCATTGCGTGGGTTACGGCCCGCGACGACGTGTCTTCGGGGCAGGTCCGGGCGCGCATGCAGCATCAACTCTCTCAGGAGGAACTCCGCGAGCGGGCCGACCACGTGCTCGAAAACGACGGAACGCTCAACGACCTGCGTCGGAAAAGCGCAGAGCTGTACTGGGCCGTCACGGGCGGCCAATAA
- a CDS encoding PLP-dependent cysteine synthase family protein, whose product MPTDATLRSAQPDTLPSSPFPTDDPILGQIGGTPMLPYPGAEDGRLLCKMESANPTRSMKDRIAMGILTEALQNGEYDRVVEASSGNTAGAVALVANRLGVPCTLTCPEGTSPHKIGYMKAFGAEVRTCPDVDSDHPDHYRAVAQRIAEDTGAFLVDQYHNQSNPGVHYQWTGPEIWAQAGADMTHLVSAMGTGGLVSGTARHVKEQAADAGRDVTVVGVDAEHSNISTSFYGADAVPYDTCVEGLGKGGELPTMWFDHVDEMRDVADEEAFRQAREAAQTHGMPVGPSAGAALSVARDIHAEQPDATVVMIVCDGGEQYFDTLFDV is encoded by the coding sequence ATGCCGACCGACGCGACCCTCCGCTCCGCACAGCCCGACACCCTACCGTCGTCTCCATTTCCCACCGACGATCCCATCTTGGGCCAGATCGGCGGCACGCCCATGCTCCCCTATCCCGGGGCGGAGGACGGGCGACTGCTCTGCAAGATGGAGTCGGCGAACCCGACCCGTTCGATGAAGGACCGGATCGCCATGGGCATCCTGACGGAGGCCCTGCAGAATGGGGAGTACGACCGGGTCGTGGAGGCCAGCTCCGGCAACACGGCCGGCGCCGTGGCCCTCGTTGCGAACCGGCTGGGGGTTCCCTGCACGCTGACGTGTCCGGAAGGGACGAGCCCGCACAAGATCGGCTACATGAAGGCATTCGGCGCGGAGGTGCGAACGTGTCCCGACGTGGACTCGGACCATCCCGACCACTACCGGGCGGTCGCTCAGCGCATCGCCGAGGACACCGGGGCGTTTTTGGTGGACCAGTATCACAATCAGTCCAATCCGGGGGTCCACTACCAGTGGACGGGGCCCGAAATTTGGGCACAGGCCGGCGCCGATATGACCCACCTCGTCAGCGCGATGGGCACGGGCGGACTCGTCAGTGGCACGGCCCGGCACGTCAAGGAACAGGCCGCGGACGCGGGACGAGACGTAACCGTCGTGGGGGTCGATGCCGAGCACTCCAACATTTCTACCTCGTTTTACGGCGCCGACGCGGTTCCCTACGACACCTGCGTGGAGGGGCTGGGCAAAGGGGGGGAGCTTCCCACCATGTGGTTCGATCACGTCGACGAGATGCGCGACGTGGCCGACGAAGAGGCGTTCCGACAGGCCCGCGAGGCCGCTCAGACCCACGGGATGCCCGTTGGGCCAAGCGCCGGGGCCGCCCTTTCCGTCGCCCGGGACATTCACGCCGAGCAGCCGGACGCGACGGTCGTCATGATCGTCTGTGACGGCGGCGAGCAGTACTTCGACACGCTGTTCGACGTGTAG
- a CDS encoding response regulator transcription factor: MPDQSTTHIRTFLVDDHPAILEAIRNRIDDTLDVEVCGMATSSDEAFRKIEDMEPDTAVVDISLEDAHGLDLVQNLQSQCPEVQVVVYSMYDEMVYAERAIQAGASGYLMKDQPTEDLIEAIRVVDGGEVFLSREMASQILNKVARGESSEPSFPIEEFTDRELAVFQMLGEGCSIEEIQDRLNLARKTVETYRRRAKEKLGFDSVSKLLQFAVQWASAPGAGKKVSGMPDGDAEVSADGKASGEGEEENTDE, from the coding sequence ATGCCGGATCAGTCTACCACCCACATTCGGACTTTTCTCGTCGACGACCACCCGGCGATTTTGGAGGCGATTCGCAATCGCATCGACGACACCCTCGACGTGGAGGTGTGCGGAATGGCAACATCCTCGGACGAGGCGTTCCGAAAGATCGAAGACATGGAGCCGGATACCGCCGTCGTTGACATCTCCCTGGAGGACGCCCATGGGTTGGACCTCGTGCAAAACCTCCAGTCGCAGTGTCCGGAGGTGCAGGTCGTGGTGTATTCGATGTACGACGAGATGGTCTACGCGGAGCGGGCCATCCAGGCGGGGGCGTCCGGCTATCTGATGAAAGACCAGCCCACCGAAGATCTCATCGAGGCGATCCGAGTGGTGGACGGGGGGGAGGTCTTCCTGAGCCGAGAGATGGCCTCACAGATCCTGAACAAGGTTGCCCGTGGGGAGTCCTCCGAGCCGAGCTTCCCCATCGAGGAGTTTACCGACCGGGAGCTGGCCGTCTTTCAGATGCTCGGGGAGGGGTGCAGCATCGAAGAAATCCAAGACCGGCTGAACCTGGCGCGGAAGACCGTAGAGACGTACCGGCGGCGGGCGAAGGAAAAGTTGGGGTTTGACTCCGTGTCGAAGCTGCTCCAGTTTGCGGTGCAGTGGGCGTCCGCGCCGGGGGCTGGCAAAAAGGTCTCGGGAATGCCCGATGGGGACGCCGAGGTATCGGCCGACGGGAAGGCTTCGGGCGAAGGCGAGGAGGAGAACACCGATGAATAG
- a CDS encoding response regulator transcription factor, translating to MSSEAVRDKTQIVVVDKHPAIREVLRSRIEGRPEMELEAESANSEDALALVEQHDPDVVVVEISLGDADGLTLIQEIRSTVPEVRILVFSKYNEDLYAERAVEAGASGYVMKTKPTEEVMRAIELVSEGQVFLSRHVSSRILSRLVRGSGDTETSPLEKLTDRELTVFRKIGEGHSVRQIADQLDLNRKTIETYRRRAKEKLGHETVEDLLRHAVQWVEQGTREQTDTE from the coding sequence ATGAGCTCCGAAGCGGTTCGCGATAAGACGCAGATTGTCGTCGTCGACAAGCATCCGGCCATCCGGGAGGTTCTGCGGTCCCGGATTGAGGGCCGTCCAGAGATGGAGTTGGAAGCGGAATCCGCGAATTCGGAGGATGCCCTCGCCCTCGTCGAGCAGCACGACCCCGACGTGGTGGTGGTCGAAATCTCACTGGGCGACGCCGACGGCCTGACGCTCATCCAGGAAATTCGGTCCACGGTGCCGGAGGTCCGCATTCTCGTCTTCTCGAAGTACAACGAGGACCTGTATGCGGAGCGCGCCGTCGAGGCGGGGGCCTCCGGGTACGTCATGAAGACGAAGCCCACCGAGGAGGTGATGCGGGCCATCGAGCTCGTCAGTGAAGGGCAGGTGTTTCTGAGTCGGCACGTCTCGTCCCGCATCCTGAGCCGGCTGGTGCGCGGCAGCGGCGACACGGAGACATCGCCGCTCGAAAAGCTCACCGATCGCGAGCTGACTGTCTTCCGAAAAATCGGGGAGGGACACAGCGTGCGCCAGATTGCCGACCAGCTCGACCTGAACCGGAAGACGATTGAGACATACCGGCGGCGTGCGAAGGAAAAACTCGGCCACGAGACCGTGGAGGACCTGTTGCGGCACGCCGTGCAGTGGGTGGAGCAGGGAACGCGCGAGCAGACAGACACGGAATAG
- a CDS encoding sensor histidine kinase, with the protein MSNDSRQLSAVLHELKNPILAIERLSDILLENDQDFSSDTKRKIELIHTSAKEASSYLEDLDFSSPPVLADDFSFAPVDVSALAERVVESFQPHAEYKDQTLRRAEFADEAMVVGDEVRLLEAMKNIVNNALKYSPRGETVDVQVQKTEAEVRFSVSDSGPGLSEDDLDRLFKPFQRLGQQPTDGEVSLGLGLYLVSEIISRHDGEVDVETEKGRGSIFTLILPAASVSANHQ; encoded by the coding sequence ATGAGCAACGATTCGAGACAGCTCTCCGCCGTACTGCATGAGTTGAAGAACCCCATCCTGGCCATCGAGCGTCTGTCCGACATTCTGCTCGAGAACGACCAGGATTTTTCCAGCGATACCAAACGCAAGATTGAGTTGATCCATACGTCGGCGAAGGAGGCGTCCAGTTATCTAGAGGATTTGGACTTTTCCTCCCCGCCGGTCCTTGCCGACGACTTCTCCTTCGCCCCGGTTGACGTGTCGGCCCTGGCCGAGCGGGTGGTCGAGAGCTTCCAGCCCCACGCCGAGTACAAGGACCAGACGCTGCGACGGGCCGAGTTTGCCGACGAGGCCATGGTGGTTGGGGACGAGGTGCGCCTCCTGGAGGCCATGAAGAACATTGTGAACAACGCCCTCAAGTACTCGCCCCGCGGCGAGACGGTCGATGTGCAGGTCCAGAAGACCGAGGCGGAGGTGCGCTTTTCTGTGTCCGACAGCGGGCCCGGCCTCAGCGAGGACGACCTGGATCGGCTGTTTAAGCCATTCCAGCGCCTCGGGCAGCAGCCCACAGACGGAGAGGTGTCGCTGGGGTTGGGGCTCTACCTCGTGAGCGAGATCATCAGTCGTCACGACGGAGAGGTGGACGTCGAAACGGAGAAGGGAAGGGGGAGCATTTTCACCCTCATCCTCCCGGCGGCGTCCGTATCCGCAAATCATCAGTAG